A section of the Humulus lupulus chromosome 2, drHumLupu1.1, whole genome shotgun sequence genome encodes:
- the LOC133816242 gene encoding uncharacterized protein LOC133816242 encodes MKWEENKMVEYEMVSHLCSFRNSPPWFLLLVPVLLILVGLVFGLKLFFSTLLIITSTIIYLFALYIISKPKAVLVQSLVPPQKDNVQILEDQTNQDIITSSSNSTTTTPYPNSPDDLQSESEFLDHQSSTTDDSQVLDDQWPYRNDMNNIVKRQWRHTDFSDDGSISDEESLIEISLPSGHYVDHHHDHDHQNHKEDLEPMSFNLHHQKSNIMGKDLFPDASCNIFRERSLMELLAEINEMNEEENLIEIDISMGSIKCSRFEIQA; translated from the coding sequence ATGAAGTGGGAAGAAAATAAAATGGTTGAATATGAGATGGTCAGCCATTTATGTTCCTTCAGAAACTCACCACCATGGTTTTTACTCCTTGTTCCTGTACTGTTAATTCTTGTGGGATTAGTTTTTGGGCTAAAATTATTCTTCTCTACGCTTCTCATCATAACATCTACAATAATCTATCTCTTCGCATTATATATAATCTCAAAGCCAAAAGCAGTTCTAGTCCAAAGTTTAGTACCACCCCAGAAAGATAATGTTCAAATCTTGGAAGACCAAACCAACCAAGATATCATCactagtagcagtaatagtactACTACCACTCCTTATCCCAACTCGCCGGATGACTTGCAATCCGAAAGCGAGTTCTTGGATCACCAATCATCGACGACAGATGATTCACAAGTACTAGATGATCAGTGGCCGTACAGAAACGACATGAACAACATCGTGAAACGACAATGGAGGCACACAGATTTCTCCGACGACGGCTCCATCTCTGACGAGGAAAGCCTCATTGAGATCTCTCTCCCAAGTGGGCATTACGTTGATCATCATCATGATCATGATCATCAAAATCACAAGGAAGATCTTGAGCCCATGTCGTTTAACCTTCATCATCAGAAGAGTAATATAATGGGTAAAGATCTGTTCCCCGATGCCTCATGCAATATCTTCAGAGAGCGTAGCTTGATGGAGTTGTTGGCCGAGATTAATGAGATGAATGAAGAAGAAAATTTGATTGAGATTGATATATCTATGGGATCCATCAAGTGTTCCAGGTTTGAGATTCAAGCTTGA